The following proteins are encoded in a genomic region of Lachnospiraceae bacterium KM106-2:
- a CDS encoding amino acid-binding ACT has protein sequence MILQLSIFVENQVGSLAKVTKMLGDASINIRAISVYDTPDFSILRLILDDALRAENLLRDSGFTVKVTNVLGLQLVDEPGYLSKVLSLFVEKDLSVNYIYSCILNDSKQPILVVNVAETLMAKKICEENGIDMVCE, from the coding sequence ATGATTTTACAATTATCTATTTTTGTAGAGAATCAGGTTGGTAGTCTGGCGAAAGTAACGAAGATGCTTGGAGACGCTAGCATTAATATTCGTGCCATCTCAGTATATGATACACCTGATTTTAGTATTTTGCGTTTAATTCTTGATGATGCACTGCGTGCGGAGAACTTGTTAAGAGACAGCGGATTTACCGTAAAGGTTACGAATGTGCTTGGATTACAGCTGGTAGATGAGCCGGGATACTTAAGCAAAGTGCTTTCTTTATTTGTAGAAAAGGATTTAAGTGTTAATTACATTTATTCCTGCATATTGAATGATAGTAAGCAACCTATTCTCGTCGTCAATGTGGCAGAAACATTGATGGCGAAAAAGATCTGTGAGGAA
- a CDS encoding indolepyruvate oxidoreductase subunit IorA: MEEKVIMLGNEAIARGAYEAGVSVSAAYPGTPSTEISENLIQYTNIYAEWSPNEKVALEVAIGASLSGVRSMACMKHVGVNVASDPLYTASYCGVNGGLVVVAADDPGLYSSQNEQDTRMIARSAHLPVLEPSDCEEAKEYMKEAFTISETYDTPVILRTTTRLSHSHGIVKLSEPKEKVAYPYEKNAAKYVMAPAIAKLRHLKVEEREKRLAEESSSFMINQIEWGDTNIGVITSGMAYQYVKEALPDVSILKLGMVNPLPKEMILKFAMKVKRLIVIEELEPVMEEQIASWGIQVEGKELFTIQGEYSANMIREAVLKENLNLRVPKNAVNRPPILCPGCPHRSVFTVLHQLKVHAAGDIGCYTLGAVPPLNVVDSVICMGASISTLHGMEKARGKEYIKDWVALIGDSTFLHTGINSLMNMVYNKSSATVIIMDNSTTGMTGHQDHAGTGLTLMKDKTNAISLLKLCRSLGIEHVMEINAFDIKKLKATIIEELKRDELSVIITKSPCVMLKKSIVPYHYTIQKDHCKSCLSCMIPGCPAISKDSDGNPKIHVALCTGCGLCEQLCHFQAIIKEEG; encoded by the coding sequence ATGGAAGAGAAAGTAATCATGTTGGGAAATGAGGCCATCGCCAGAGGGGCTTATGAAGCGGGGGTGAGTGTAAGTGCTGCTTATCCTGGAACGCCAAGTACCGAGATCAGTGAAAATCTTATCCAGTATACGAATATTTATGCAGAGTGGTCTCCTAATGAGAAAGTCGCGCTTGAGGTTGCAATCGGAGCCAGCTTAAGCGGAGTTAGAAGTATGGCATGTATGAAACATGTAGGCGTCAATGTGGCCAGTGATCCTCTTTATACAGCATCTTATTGTGGGGTGAATGGAGGCCTCGTTGTAGTTGCAGCAGATGATCCTGGACTTTATAGTTCACAGAATGAACAGGATACTAGAATGATAGCCAGATCTGCACATTTACCGGTATTAGAGCCAAGTGATTGTGAGGAAGCGAAAGAATATATGAAGGAAGCCTTTACGATCAGCGAAACCTATGATACGCCGGTAATTTTACGAACGACTACAAGATTATCTCATTCGCACGGCATCGTAAAGCTATCAGAGCCAAAAGAGAAGGTAGCGTATCCTTATGAAAAAAATGCGGCAAAATACGTTATGGCACCAGCAATTGCAAAGCTAAGACATTTAAAAGTAGAGGAACGAGAGAAGCGTTTAGCTGAGGAGAGTTCTTCCTTTATGATCAATCAGATTGAATGGGGAGATACTAATATCGGTGTGATCACATCGGGAATGGCCTATCAGTATGTAAAGGAAGCACTTCCTGATGTCAGCATCTTAAAGCTTGGCATGGTAAATCCATTGCCAAAAGAGATGATCTTAAAGTTTGCGATGAAGGTGAAACGGCTTATCGTGATTGAAGAGTTAGAGCCGGTGATGGAAGAACAGATTGCATCTTGGGGGATCCAAGTGGAAGGAAAAGAGCTCTTTACTATTCAAGGTGAGTACAGTGCCAATATGATAAGAGAGGCAGTTTTAAAGGAGAACCTGAATCTAAGAGTTCCTAAGAATGCAGTGAATCGTCCGCCGATCCTCTGCCCGGGGTGTCCTCATCGTAGCGTATTTACGGTACTGCATCAATTAAAAGTACATGCGGCAGGAGATATCGGATGTTACACGCTTGGTGCGGTTCCTCCGTTAAATGTTGTGGATAGTGTCATCTGTATGGGTGCAAGTATCAGTACCCTGCACGGAATGGAGAAGGCTAGAGGAAAAGAATATATCAAAGACTGGGTTGCACTCATTGGTGATTCTACTTTCTTACATACCGGAATTAACTCCTTGATGAATATGGTCTATAACAAATCAAGTGCAACGGTGATCATCATGGATAATTCTACAACAGGAATGACAGGCCATCAAGATCATGCGGGAACAGGATTAACGCTGATGAAGGATAAGACCAATGCCATATCGTTATTAAAATTATGCAGATCGTTAGGAATCGAGCATGTGATGGAGATCAATGCATTTGACATTAAGAAGTTAAAGGCGACGATCATAGAAGAACTAAAGAGGGATGAGCTATCGGTGATCATTACGAAATCCCCTTGTGTGATGTTAAAGAAGTCCATCGTGCCTTATCATTATACGATACAGAAAGATCATTGTAAGAGCTGTCTTTCTTGCATGATACCGGGCTGTCCGGCAATTTCCAAAGATTCAGATGGCAATCCTAAAATTCATGTAGCGCTGTGTACGGGTTGCGGTTTATGTGAGCAGTTATGTCATTTTCAGGCTATTATAAAAGAGGAGGGGTAG
- a CDS encoding indolepyruvate oxidoreductase subunit IorB: MDTKNIMIVGVGGQGTLLTSRVLGQVALKQGYDVKLSEVHGMAQRGGSVVTYVRYGTKVYEPIVEEGQADVLIAFERLEAYRYAHFLKKDGILLLNDVRIDPMPVIIGAAEYPEQIVEELSNECRVIAVDAVKEARALGNEKVFNTLILGILANYLTFDEKVWIAELTETVPEKTIQINQKAFKKGFELAKKEVCK; this comes from the coding sequence ATGGATACCAAGAATATCATGATCGTAGGAGTTGGAGGACAAGGTACCTTACTTACCAGTCGTGTATTAGGGCAAGTAGCGCTGAAACAGGGATACGACGTAAAATTGAGTGAAGTGCATGGAATGGCACAGCGAGGCGGAAGTGTGGTTACTTATGTCCGTTATGGAACGAAAGTATATGAGCCGATCGTGGAAGAAGGACAAGCGGATGTTTTAATTGCATTTGAACGTCTGGAAGCATATCGATATGCTCATTTTTTGAAGAAAGATGGAATACTACTATTAAATGATGTCAGAATTGATCCGATGCCTGTCATCATAGGTGCAGCAGAGTATCCGGAACAAATCGTAGAGGAACTTTCAAACGAATGTCGAGTAATAGCGGTAGATGCAGTAAAGGAAGCAAGAGCACTTGGAAATGAAAAAGTATTTAATACGTTAATATTAGGAATTTTAGCTAATTATCTTACTTTTGATGAGAAAGTCTGGATTGCAGAGCTTACAGAAACTGTGCCGGAAAAAACAATACAGATTAATCAAAAGGCATTTAAGAAAGGTTTCGAATTGGCGAAAAAGGAGGTATGTAAATGA